Proteins encoded by one window of Cervus canadensis isolate Bull #8, Minnesota chromosome 18, ASM1932006v1, whole genome shotgun sequence:
- the LOC122421680 gene encoding proteasome maturation protein-like gives MNARGLGSQLKDRIPVTELSASGPFESHDLLQKHFSCVKNELLPSHPLELSEKNYWLSQDKMNFSTLRNIQGLFAPLKLQMEFKAVQQRLPFLPSSNLSPDILRGNDETTGFEDILNDPSQNELMGEPHFMVEYQLGLL, from the coding sequence ATGAATGCCAGAGGACTTGGATCTCAGCTAAAGGACCGTATTCCAGTTACTGAGCTGTCAGCAAGTGGACCTTTTGAAAGTCATGATCTTCTTCAAAAACATTTCTCTTGTGTGAAAAATGAACTTCTGCCCAGTCATCCTCTtgaattatcagaaaaaaattactggCTCAGCCAAGATAAGATGAACTTCTCCACACTGAGAAACATCCAGGGTCTTTTTGCACCACTAAAACTGCAGATGGAATTCAAGGCAGTGCAGCAGCgtcttccatttcttccaagctcAAACCTTTCACCGGATATTTTGAGGGGGAACGATGAGACTACTGGATTTGAAGATATTCTTAATGACCCATCACAAAATGAACTAATGGGAGAACCGCATTTCATGGTTGAGTATCAACTTGGCTTACTATAA